A section of the Streptomyces sp. V3I8 genome encodes:
- a CDS encoding cellulase family glycosylhydrolase: MPKLRAHLLGVLVLLTGLLTTTGTPSATALPDDLWFDPAAAATLTVGNGHFTDGLGREVVLRGYNVSGGTKLAEHHGLPFASVADARKSATALRALGGGNSVRFLLSWAYAEPVRGQVDTAYLAAATDQMRAFLDAGIRIYPDFHQDLYSRHLFDPDSWYTGDGAPEWAVDAGDYPDEYCGICPFWGQNITSNAAVTEASHDFWHNAYGLQDAFLTTAQTTMAYVEQHLTDAQFAGVVGFDPYNEPHAGSYDQGQTSRAWEKDVLWPFYVRFRARMDAAGWQDKPAFVEPNLFWNANIDFQKQEGGLLDAGTLGPRYVFNTHFYDQKAISGVFMWGKAENGQYAGDFGTVRDRAAATGTAAVVSEFGHPLSGTVSDKAPTVLKAMYQALDSRVKGGSWWTGPTQSGPVLSGSQWQWDIYNGRHHELMNGNPDKVLTTGDAWNDEDLSAVRLDDTGTAVLRQDARLLDRVYPSATAGRTVAFTYEDRSRDGSTTLTWNPVPSSLPRVAELVGTGQYALQAWRSDGSAEPTELHLPASFPTASTTVVSDLGVTAAPPAYTRTAPVAVAREPGGTGSRRLLLTAPDSGVLHYALVTNGATAPSAALLSAARAELAAWAATRLG; the protein is encoded by the coding sequence ATGCCAAAGCTGCGTGCGCATCTGCTCGGCGTCCTCGTCCTCCTGACAGGGCTCCTGACGACCACGGGCACCCCGTCCGCCACCGCCCTGCCGGACGACCTGTGGTTCGACCCGGCCGCCGCCGCGACCCTCACGGTCGGGAACGGCCACTTCACCGACGGCCTGGGCCGCGAGGTCGTGCTGCGCGGCTACAACGTCTCCGGCGGGACGAAACTGGCGGAGCACCACGGCCTGCCGTTCGCCTCGGTCGCCGACGCCAGGAAGTCCGCAACCGCGCTGCGCGCCCTCGGCGGCGGCAACTCCGTGCGCTTCCTGCTCTCCTGGGCGTACGCCGAACCCGTGCGCGGCCAGGTGGACACCGCGTACCTGGCCGCGGCCACCGACCAGATGCGCGCCTTCCTGGACGCCGGGATCCGCATCTACCCGGACTTCCACCAGGACCTCTACTCGCGCCACCTCTTCGACCCCGACAGCTGGTACACCGGCGACGGCGCCCCCGAGTGGGCCGTCGACGCCGGTGACTATCCGGACGAGTACTGCGGCATCTGCCCCTTCTGGGGACAGAACATCACCTCGAACGCGGCCGTGACGGAGGCGTCGCACGACTTCTGGCACAACGCGTACGGACTCCAGGACGCCTTCCTCACCACCGCGCAGACCACCATGGCGTACGTCGAACAGCACCTGACCGACGCCCAGTTCGCGGGCGTCGTCGGCTTCGACCCGTACAACGAGCCGCACGCGGGCAGCTACGACCAGGGCCAGACGAGCCGGGCGTGGGAGAAGGACGTGCTGTGGCCGTTCTACGTGAGGTTCCGGGCGCGGATGGACGCGGCGGGCTGGCAGGACAAGCCCGCCTTCGTGGAGCCCAACCTCTTCTGGAACGCCAACATCGACTTCCAGAAGCAGGAGGGCGGCCTCCTCGACGCGGGCACGCTCGGCCCGCGCTACGTCTTCAACACCCACTTCTACGACCAGAAGGCGATCTCGGGCGTCTTCATGTGGGGCAAGGCGGAGAACGGGCAGTACGCGGGCGACTTCGGCACCGTGCGCGACCGCGCCGCCGCCACCGGTACCGCGGCGGTCGTCAGCGAGTTCGGCCATCCCCTCTCCGGTACCGTCTCCGACAAGGCACCGACCGTCCTCAAGGCCATGTACCAGGCTCTCGACTCCCGGGTGAAGGGCGGCAGTTGGTGGACCGGCCCCACCCAGTCGGGTCCCGTCCTGTCCGGCTCGCAGTGGCAGTGGGACATCTACAACGGCCGGCACCACGAGCTGATGAACGGCAACCCCGACAAGGTGCTCACCACGGGCGACGCCTGGAACGACGAGGACCTCTCCGCGGTGCGCCTCGACGACACCGGGACCGCGGTGCTGCGCCAGGACGCCCGGCTCCTGGACCGGGTCTACCCGAGCGCGACGGCGGGCCGTACGGTCGCCTTCACCTACGAGGACCGGTCGCGGGACGGCTCCACCACGCTCACCTGGAACCCGGTCCCCAGCTCCCTGCCGCGGGTGGCCGAACTGGTCGGCACCGGACAGTACGCGCTCCAGGCGTGGCGCTCGGACGGCAGCGCGGAGCCCACCGAACTGCACCTGCCGGCGTCCTTCCCGACCGCCTCCACGACGGTCGTCTCGGACCTCGGCGTGACGGCCGCGCCGCCCGCGTACACCAGGACCGCACCGGTCGCGGTCGCGCGCGAACCGGGTGGCACGGGCAGCCGCCGCCTCCTGCTGACCGCGCCGGACTCGGGCGTCCTGCACTACGCCCTCGTCACCAACGGCGCGACGGCCCCGTCCGCGGCCCTGCTGAGCGCCGCCCGCGCGGAGCTGGCCGCCTGGGCCGCGACGAGACTGGGGTGA
- a CDS encoding translation factor GTPase family protein — MHALNLGILAHVDAGKTSLTERLLHAAGVIDEIGSVDDGSTQTDSLALERRRGITIKSAVVSFEIDDVTVNLIDTPGHPDFIAEVERVLDVLDGAVLVISAVEGVQARTRVLMRTLRRLRIPTLVFVNKIDRRGADTDRVLRSIADRLTPAIVPMGTTGGLGTRDARAIPCTGFTPGTLDVLSAHDDGLLAAYVQDGTVPCGRLRAALAEQTGRSLVHPVFFGSAMTGAGVDALISGIGELLPAAAGRPEGPVSGTVFKVERGPAGEKIAYVRMFSGTVHTRDVLTFGDGGSEGAGAGAGTGGDGVRRRGKVTAVGVFERGAARRETSVAAGRIGKLWGLGDIRIGDTIGVPRERVEEFARAAPAGRQHFSPPTLETVVVPCRPADKGALHAALTQLAEQDPLIGLRQDTVRQEISVSLYGEVQKEVVQATLAEEFGLDVGFRGTTTLCVERPLGSGEAVEFNGGDAHPFLATVGLRVDPAPAGAGVRFRREVELGSMPYAFFRAVEDTVEEVLGQGVHGWQVVDCTVTMTHCGYSPRQSHAHQGFDKSMSSTGADFRGLTPLVLMDALRRAGTQVYEPVHRFRLEAPADTLGALLPVLAALGAVPGTTRTRGDSCVLEGAVPAARVHELQQRLPGPTGGEGELEAVFDHYAPVAHGVVPKRPRTDHNPLDRKEYLLNVTRRTGG; from the coding sequence GTGCACGCACTGAACCTCGGCATCCTGGCGCACGTCGACGCCGGTAAGACGAGTCTGACCGAGCGGCTGCTGCACGCCGCCGGGGTCATCGACGAGATCGGCAGCGTCGACGACGGCAGCACACAGACCGACTCCCTCGCGCTGGAACGCCGGCGCGGCATCACCATCAAGTCCGCCGTGGTCTCCTTCGAGATCGACGACGTCACGGTCAACCTCATCGACACCCCCGGCCACCCGGACTTCATCGCCGAGGTGGAGCGGGTGCTGGACGTGCTCGACGGAGCGGTGCTCGTGATCTCGGCCGTGGAGGGCGTCCAGGCCCGGACCCGCGTCCTGATGCGGACGCTGCGGCGGCTGCGCATCCCGACGCTGGTCTTCGTCAACAAGATCGACCGCCGCGGCGCCGACACCGACCGCGTCCTGCGGAGCATCGCCGACCGGCTCACCCCGGCGATCGTGCCCATGGGCACCACCGGCGGCCTCGGCACGCGCGACGCCCGGGCGATCCCGTGCACGGGGTTCACCCCCGGCACGCTCGACGTCCTCTCGGCGCACGACGACGGCCTCCTCGCCGCGTACGTCCAGGACGGCACGGTCCCCTGCGGCCGCCTCCGTGCCGCGCTCGCCGAGCAGACCGGGCGGTCCCTGGTCCATCCGGTCTTCTTCGGCTCCGCCATGACGGGCGCCGGGGTGGACGCCCTGATCTCCGGCATCGGGGAACTGCTGCCCGCCGCCGCGGGCCGGCCCGAAGGCCCGGTGTCCGGCACCGTGTTCAAGGTCGAGCGAGGACCGGCGGGCGAGAAGATCGCGTACGTGCGGATGTTCTCGGGGACGGTGCACACCCGGGACGTCCTGACCTTCGGCGACGGCGGCAGCGAGGGAGCCGGAGCCGGAGCCGGCACCGGCGGTGACGGCGTCCGCAGGCGGGGCAAGGTCACCGCGGTGGGTGTCTTCGAGCGGGGCGCGGCCCGCCGGGAGACCTCGGTGGCCGCGGGGCGGATCGGCAAGCTGTGGGGCCTCGGCGACATCCGGATCGGCGACACCATCGGCGTACCGCGCGAGCGGGTCGAGGAGTTCGCACGGGCGGCGCCGGCGGGGCGGCAGCACTTCTCCCCGCCCACGCTGGAGACCGTCGTGGTCCCGTGCCGGCCCGCCGACAAGGGGGCGCTGCACGCCGCGCTCACCCAACTCGCCGAGCAGGACCCGCTGATCGGCCTGCGGCAGGACACGGTACGCCAGGAGATCTCCGTGTCCCTCTACGGCGAGGTACAGAAGGAGGTCGTCCAGGCGACGCTCGCCGAGGAGTTCGGTCTCGACGTCGGCTTCCGCGGGACGACGACCCTCTGCGTCGAGCGCCCGCTGGGCAGCGGGGAGGCGGTCGAGTTCAACGGCGGGGACGCCCACCCCTTCCTCGCCACGGTCGGACTGCGCGTCGACCCGGCCCCCGCCGGCGCGGGGGTGCGGTTCCGGCGGGAGGTCGAGCTCGGCTCGATGCCGTACGCCTTCTTCCGGGCCGTCGAGGACACGGTGGAGGAGGTGCTCGGCCAGGGTGTCCACGGCTGGCAGGTCGTCGACTGCACGGTCACGATGACGCACTGCGGCTACTCGCCCCGGCAGAGCCACGCCCACCAGGGCTTCGACAAGAGCATGTCGAGCACGGGCGCGGACTTCCGCGGACTCACCCCGCTCGTCCTGATGGACGCCCTGCGACGGGCGGGTACCCAGGTGTACGAGCCGGTGCACCGTTTCCGCCTCGAAGCCCCGGCGGACACGCTCGGCGCGCTGCTGCCGGTCCTCGCCGCGCTGGGGGCGGTGCCCGGGACCACACGGACGCGCGGTGACTCGTGCGTACTGGAGGGCGCGGTCCCCGCGGCCCGGGTGCACGAACTGCAGCAGCGGCTGCCGGGGCCGACCGGCGGTGAGGGTGAGCTGGAGGCCGTCTTCGACCACTACGCACCCGTCGCCCACGGTGTGGTGCCAAAGCGGCCGCGCACCGATCACAACCCGCTCGACCGGAAGGAGTACCTGCTGAACGTGACCCGGCGGACGGGCGGGTGA